One window from the genome of Gimesia aquarii encodes:
- a CDS encoding GntR family transcriptional regulator — translation MIPKQKDLSNWDDPTLLFKNETFDAASFAANESTDSTQAKYERIQEYLKTQIREGQLPPGTALPSEQQLANLFESARSTVRQAMGMLEREGLVSRVQGKGTFVHENARQRLASGLDILALVIPEVLSGFYPSLQHSFEESARHSQNQMMVCCTRNNIDKQGNAILQLIDNQVGGVAIVPASTPPTPAYQIRQLQKAGIPVVFCHRPVEGIIAPLLGLPYKEIGRLAGESLVKLGHRRFAFFAPHCTHTTDMYLDGFQKSLAEEGCELPEDHCYFGEDGVIDMQKLDADIVSTLKRLMESKDRPTAIFTTFDSMAERIYLHLNKMGIRMPEEISLIGVGDKIRHSVLQQHIASVTIDETQLGHRAAELLNKMRSGEIPIESSESYIIPAEVYHGTTLGAMNEVEMT, via the coding sequence ATGATACCAAAACAAAAAGACCTTTCTAATTGGGATGATCCGACTTTGTTATTCAAAAACGAAACGTTTGATGCTGCCTCGTTTGCTGCAAATGAAAGCACTGATTCCACCCAGGCAAAATACGAGCGCATTCAGGAATATCTCAAAACACAGATCAGAGAAGGGCAACTTCCGCCGGGAACAGCGCTTCCCTCTGAACAACAGTTAGCAAATTTGTTTGAAAGTGCACGCAGTACTGTCAGACAGGCGATGGGAATGTTGGAGCGTGAGGGACTCGTCAGTCGGGTTCAGGGAAAAGGGACTTTCGTGCATGAAAATGCGCGACAAAGACTGGCATCCGGGCTCGACATTTTGGCATTGGTGATTCCCGAAGTGTTATCCGGATTTTATCCTTCCCTGCAACATAGCTTTGAGGAATCAGCCAGACACTCTCAAAACCAGATGATGGTTTGCTGCACGCGCAATAATATTGACAAACAAGGTAATGCCATTCTGCAGTTGATCGATAATCAGGTGGGAGGCGTGGCCATTGTGCCAGCCAGTACGCCTCCGACTCCGGCGTATCAAATTCGTCAGCTACAGAAAGCAGGCATTCCGGTTGTTTTTTGCCATCGTCCCGTTGAGGGGATCATCGCTCCTTTATTGGGGCTCCCCTATAAAGAGATTGGCAGACTGGCGGGTGAATCACTGGTGAAGCTGGGGCATCGTCGTTTTGCCTTTTTTGCACCGCATTGCACTCACACCACAGATATGTATTTGGATGGTTTTCAGAAGTCATTAGCCGAAGAGGGCTGCGAACTACCAGAAGACCATTGCTATTTTGGTGAAGACGGCGTGATCGATATGCAGAAACTCGATGCCGATATTGTGAGCACATTAAAACGTTTGATGGAAAGTAAAGACCGACCGACTGCCATCTTTACGACCTTTGATTCGATGGCAGAGCGAATCTATTTGCATTTGAACAAAATGGGAATCCGCATGCCCGAAGAGATTTCGTTGATTGGAGTCGGCGACAAAATTCGCCATAGCGTGCTCCAGCAACACATCGCTTCGGTCACAATCGATGAAACTCAACTGGGCCATCGCGCGGCTGAGCTACTTAACAAGATGCGTAGTGGAGAAATCCCGATCGAATCTTCTGAATCATACATTATTCCTGCAGAAGTTTATCATGGCACCACACTTGGAGCTATGAATGAAGTTGAGATGACATAA
- a CDS encoding DUF1559 domain-containing protein, producing the protein MKSDISKNRGFTLIELLVVIAIIAILIALLLPAVQQARESARRSQCKNNLKQMGLGMHNYHDAHNVFAISHGDTGNSFGWRAMILPYVDQAPLYNQINFSGNIIDPGNLDVAQTPMSLYRCPSDPTLPRVSGGNQVWSNWCFPASCTSASRNNIAVTTYKGVDGRGYDQTLAASPMPHGMFDRRMGLVASGGGGSLVTPNRTIRMRDVVDGTSNVLFVGENSPGFHAWSSWAAWHSPMTTAFPINHPWTVWNSAQARISSGAHGWIPGFASSSYHEGGAHFMMVDGSVHFLSENMDFLTYQQLGNPQDGLPLGGLPN; encoded by the coding sequence ATGAAAAGTGACATCTCAAAAAATCGTGGATTCACACTCATTGAACTGCTGGTGGTCATTGCCATTATCGCGATCCTGATTGCCTTGTTACTGCCTGCGGTACAACAGGCGAGAGAGTCAGCGCGACGCAGTCAATGTAAAAACAACCTCAAGCAGATGGGGTTGGGCATGCATAATTACCACGATGCCCACAACGTATTCGCCATCAGCCATGGTGATACCGGGAATTCGTTTGGATGGCGGGCGATGATTCTTCCCTATGTCGATCAGGCACCGCTATATAATCAAATCAACTTCAGCGGCAATATTATCGATCCCGGGAATCTGGATGTTGCGCAAACGCCGATGTCCCTTTATCGCTGTCCCAGCGATCCGACACTACCTCGTGTGAGTGGCGGTAACCAGGTCTGGTCGAACTGGTGTTTCCCGGCCTCTTGCACTAGTGCTTCGCGGAATAATATCGCGGTCACAACTTATAAGGGCGTTGATGGCAGAGGCTACGATCAGACGTTAGCCGCTTCTCCGATGCCTCACGGTATGTTTGACCGACGTATGGGACTCGTTGCCAGTGGAGGCGGAGGAAGTCTAGTCACGCCTAATCGTACGATCCGAATGCGCGATGTCGTGGATGGGACTTCGAATGTGCTGTTTGTGGGTGAAAATTCTCCGGGTTTTCATGCCTGGTCTTCCTGGGCCGCCTGGCATTCTCCCATGACGACGGCGTTTCCCATCAACCATCCCTGGACCGTCTGGAATAGTGCTCAAGCTCGGATTAGTTCGGGAGCTCATGGCTGGATCCCTGGTTTTGCCTCTTCCAGCTACCACGAAGGGGGCGCGCACTTCATGATGGTCGATGGCAGCGTGCATTTCCTGAGCGAGAATATGGACTTCTTAACGTATCAGCAATTGGGGAATCCTCAAGATGGGTTACCTCTGGGCGGACTTCCCAATTAG
- a CDS encoding carboxypeptidase-like regulatory domain-containing protein has product MNCLHCFTKFGMILLGFTLCVGCSGQKDKDLPATISVKGVVTYQGKPVPDAMIMLYPVQGRKPASGKADASGNFTMTTFEKDDGVIPGEHKVTVTAYESTSEGVSMKSAIPEKYTYQNSSPLTVTVSESENELKLELVD; this is encoded by the coding sequence ATGAATTGCCTTCACTGTTTCACAAAATTTGGAATGATCCTGCTCGGTTTCACTTTGTGTGTCGGTTGCAGCGGTCAAAAAGATAAAGATTTGCCGGCCACAATTTCCGTCAAGGGAGTGGTGACGTATCAGGGGAAGCCGGTACCCGATGCAATGATTATGCTCTACCCGGTGCAGGGACGGAAACCGGCCTCTGGTAAAGCAGATGCCTCGGGGAATTTTACCATGACCACGTTCGAGAAGGATGACGGTGTCATCCCGGGAGAGCACAAAGTCACTGTGACTGCTTATGAATCGACATCAGAAGGAGTCTCTATGAAAAGTGCGATTCCTGAGAAATATACGTATCAGAATAGTTCGCCACTGACGGTGACGGTTTCCGAGTCGGAGAACGAGCTCAAATTAGAACTGGTCGATTAA
- a CDS encoding DUF817 domain-containing protein — MWEFWLFGIKQASACIFGGFLLALMIITRFWYPIDFLYRYDFLFLAAVAFQIFLLITRLESPKEAIVILIFHIVATVMELFKTSEGIRSWQYPEPFVIGIGNVPLFAGFMYSAVGSYIARVWRIFDFRYSSYPPLWSTIVLVTLIYANFFTHHYVVDIRWLLILASLLMFGKVMIYFKMDTIHRHMPLIIGWLLVALFIWFAENLATFSNVWIYPTQKLQWHMVSPSKLTAWYLLMMLSFVLVSLVNRPTIIKEKSELTHDASSEQIN, encoded by the coding sequence TTGTGGGAATTCTGGCTGTTTGGAATAAAGCAGGCTTCGGCCTGTATCTTTGGTGGTTTCCTGCTGGCACTCATGATCATTACCCGCTTCTGGTATCCCATCGATTTCCTGTATCGATATGATTTTCTCTTTCTGGCTGCCGTTGCGTTTCAAATCTTCCTGTTAATCACACGTCTGGAATCACCAAAGGAAGCCATTGTGATTCTTATCTTTCATATCGTCGCCACGGTGATGGAACTGTTTAAAACCTCAGAGGGAATTCGCTCCTGGCAATACCCGGAACCATTTGTGATTGGCATCGGAAATGTGCCACTCTTCGCCGGATTCATGTATAGCGCGGTGGGAAGTTATATTGCCCGCGTCTGGCGCATTTTTGACTTTCGTTATTCCAGTTACCCGCCGCTTTGGAGCACAATAGTACTGGTCACATTAATTTATGCCAACTTTTTTACGCACCACTATGTCGTTGATATTCGCTGGTTGCTGATTTTGGCCAGCCTGCTGATGTTCGGCAAAGTCATGATCTACTTTAAAATGGACACCATACACCGTCATATGCCGCTGATCATCGGCTGGTTATTGGTGGCCCTGTTTATCTGGTTTGCAGAAAATCTGGCCACGTTTTCTAATGTCTGGATTTATCCCACACAGAAACTTCAGTGGCATATGGTCTCGCCCTCCAAGTTAACCGCCTGGTATCTATTGATGATGCTCAGTTTTGTGCTGGTCTCCCTCGTCAATCGGCCCACGATCATCAAAGAGAAAAGTGAGTTGACACACGACGCGTCGTCAGAACAGATCAACTAA
- a CDS encoding sulfatase-like hydrolase/transferase, whose translation MRASIPAFLLFSSLFFLQQHVSADQKPKSKTTRPNIVFLLSDDQRPDTIAALGNSVIKTPHLDQLVKQGTSFTRAVCANPICTPSRAEILSGVSGFHNGSLDFGKPIKPELPTWSQTMHNAGYNSWYVGKWHNDGKPVIRGYDETLGLFTGGGGRWAVPSFDGNGVLVTGYRGWIFQDDKRNFFPEKGVGLTSNISEHFADAAIEFIERKHTKPFFLHVCFTAPHDPLLMPIGYENYYDADKMPVPANFRSEHPFEHGNQYGRDEVLLPFPRTKKIVKNDLSLYYSVISHLDAQVGRVVDALKKTGQWDNTILIFSSDHGLAMGSHGLRGKQSMYEHTIGVPLIMVGPGIPADQRKAAQCYLRDLYPTSCDLAGVAIPSSVEGKSLKPVITGEKADIYDEVYGYFRNYQRMIRTDRWKLIVYPHLERVQLFDLKQDPLELHDLSQDATHAKTLSKLQQRLNAWRKQQNDPSLASAKSS comes from the coding sequence ATGAGAGCGAGCATTCCTGCTTTTTTACTGTTTTCCAGCCTGTTTTTCCTTCAGCAACACGTCTCGGCAGATCAGAAACCGAAATCGAAAACAACCCGTCCCAATATTGTGTTCCTGCTGAGTGATGACCAGCGGCCCGATACCATTGCCGCATTAGGAAACTCCGTAATCAAAACGCCCCATCTCGATCAACTGGTCAAACAGGGCACCAGTTTTACACGGGCCGTATGCGCCAACCCAATCTGTACACCCAGTCGGGCGGAAATCCTGTCGGGTGTCAGCGGATTTCACAACGGCTCGCTGGATTTCGGTAAACCGATTAAGCCAGAGCTACCCACCTGGTCGCAAACCATGCATAACGCAGGTTACAACTCCTGGTATGTAGGGAAGTGGCATAACGATGGTAAACCAGTCATTCGTGGCTATGATGAAACATTAGGGCTGTTTACCGGTGGCGGTGGACGTTGGGCGGTCCCTTCCTTTGACGGTAACGGGGTCTTAGTCACCGGTTATCGAGGCTGGATTTTTCAGGATGACAAACGAAACTTTTTTCCGGAAAAAGGTGTGGGACTGACCTCCAACATCAGCGAACATTTCGCGGATGCGGCCATCGAATTTATCGAACGCAAGCATACGAAACCCTTTTTCCTCCACGTCTGCTTCACCGCCCCGCATGACCCGCTCTTAATGCCCATCGGATATGAAAATTATTATGATGCGGACAAAATGCCGGTCCCCGCGAATTTTCGCAGCGAACATCCGTTCGAGCATGGGAATCAATACGGGCGTGATGAAGTGTTACTTCCCTTTCCTCGTACGAAGAAGATCGTGAAAAATGACCTCTCGCTGTATTACTCTGTGATTTCACATTTAGATGCACAGGTAGGCCGTGTTGTGGATGCATTGAAAAAAACAGGTCAGTGGGACAATACGATTCTCATTTTCTCCAGCGACCATGGTCTGGCAATGGGCAGTCACGGTTTGCGTGGAAAACAAAGTATGTATGAACACACAATTGGCGTGCCATTGATTATGGTCGGACCGGGCATTCCCGCCGATCAACGTAAAGCGGCCCAATGTTACCTGCGCGACTTGTATCCCACGAGCTGTGATTTAGCAGGCGTCGCCATTCCGTCCAGTGTTGAAGGCAAGAGCTTGAAACCGGTCATCACGGGTGAGAAAGCAGACATCTATGATGAAGTTTACGGCTACTTCCGCAATTACCAGCGCATGATTCGCACGGACCGTTGGAAGTTAATCGTCTATCCTCATCTGGAACGCGTGCAATTATTTGACCTGAAACAGGATCCGCTGGAATTACATGACCTCTCTCAAGACGCAACGCACGCAAAAACCCTTTCGAAATTACAGCAGAGATTGAACGCCTGGCGAAAACAGCAGAATGATCCCTCTCTGGCATCGGCAAAATCGTCCTGA
- a CDS encoding DUF6263 family protein, giving the protein MQGKRFISWMLGIVILAGTGWSFWSKKQQEKANQTQSKPAESTVAAKPVAPQVKAQHASLSEEKVEVLELNLTVNQRFPMIKTVEQTLSQASSSGITHSKSKLELILALTVEEIKDDGRKRFKVLYTGVKYSHDIAGERVHYDSNRPSGPVPPDVQAYQRLVKNGFSFWIGPDNKIVELVGFDDFLKRCLQNTPPEQRETVLAKISESSGDDGIANFIDDSIGLLPYNIDEHHKGGAIRVGETWTKIRRLTQPIPMVLKTEYTLRELDEKTAIINVAGDIAASKISSPLNQNGKNVQLYIRGGKSFGSCLIDRKTGLPLKSQIERFLETTVKLANGREFEQQKQIVTTIRAFPHQESRPLGPAAN; this is encoded by the coding sequence ATGCAGGGCAAGCGTTTTATCAGTTGGATGCTGGGAATTGTCATTCTTGCGGGAACGGGCTGGTCGTTCTGGAGCAAGAAGCAGCAGGAAAAAGCGAATCAAACCCAGAGCAAGCCTGCTGAGTCGACCGTGGCAGCAAAGCCGGTGGCCCCACAGGTGAAAGCACAGCATGCGTCACTGAGTGAAGAAAAAGTTGAGGTCCTGGAACTCAATCTTACCGTCAACCAGCGGTTTCCGATGATCAAAACCGTTGAGCAGACGCTTTCACAGGCTTCCAGTTCAGGAATTACTCACAGCAAATCCAAACTGGAATTGATTCTGGCACTCACAGTGGAAGAGATTAAGGACGATGGCCGCAAGCGGTTTAAAGTGCTTTACACCGGCGTGAAATATTCGCATGACATTGCCGGCGAACGCGTGCACTATGATTCAAATCGTCCCAGTGGTCCTGTGCCTCCAGACGTGCAAGCTTACCAGAGGTTGGTAAAAAATGGATTCTCTTTCTGGATTGGTCCCGATAATAAGATTGTCGAACTGGTGGGCTTCGATGATTTCCTCAAACGTTGTCTACAGAATACGCCTCCCGAACAGCGGGAAACGGTGCTCGCCAAGATTTCTGAGTCTTCGGGCGATGATGGCATTGCGAATTTCATTGACGACAGTATTGGATTGCTGCCTTATAACATTGATGAACACCACAAAGGGGGGGCGATTCGTGTGGGAGAAACCTGGACGAAGATTCGCCGGCTCACACAACCCATCCCGATGGTTCTGAAGACCGAATACACGCTCCGCGAGCTCGACGAGAAGACGGCCATTATCAATGTGGCTGGCGACATTGCCGCCTCAAAAATCAGCAGCCCGCTGAATCAAAACGGCAAAAACGTCCAGCTTTATATCCGAGGTGGAAAATCGTTTGGCTCCTGTCTGATTGATCGCAAAACAGGACTGCCGCTCAAATCACAAATCGAGCGCTTTCTGGAAACCACCGTCAAACTGGCCAATGGCCGCGAATTCGAACAACAGAAACAGATCGTGACCACGATTCGCGCGTTCCCACATCAGGAATCACGACCACTGGGACCAGCGGCGAATTGA